In Neorhizobium galegae, the following proteins share a genomic window:
- a CDS encoding type II toxin-antitoxin system Phd/YefM family antitoxin: protein MKTVSIREAQDRLDEFAQDVEQGETVTVTRDGKPVFDIVPHQELPKKKGGIDLDAIQAHLRARGITNPVPYIADDFDDPLPEDFLLRPLP from the coding sequence ATGAAAACCGTATCAATCCGCGAAGCTCAGGACCGTCTCGACGAATTTGCCCAGGATGTGGAGCAGGGCGAGACCGTGACCGTGACACGGGACGGGAAGCCGGTGTTTGATATCGTGCCGCATCAAGAGTTGCCGAAGAAGAAAGGCGGGATTGATTTGGATGCAATCCAGGCTCATCTTCGTGCTCGGGGTATTACCAATCCAGTTCCATATATTGCGGATGATTTCGACGATCCGCTGCCGGAAGATTTCCTGTTGAGGCCGCTGCCTTGA
- a CDS encoding methyl-accepting chemotaxis protein: MRRPQVKTTLILINVSFAAIFLLFAVFSLRSVQQVNEDTAAIAKNWLPSVSVTRNILFELERMKFAYANHIMSISDEAIAAAEKQISAQQSRQKNAIEAYRPLISSPREAELLAEIEKLAANYDRAAQPMLEKSRKNDNDDAKAIFYKEMEPIVEKAEGSASELLGINVKGSEASYESSQSTYSSIFWTTSILATVVLTIVAGAISYVAVEIARPIRNITKSMTVLAAGDTDSDIPYSERADEIGSMAGAVEVFRQTALAKIAADEERETTRAVSEAERLGREHADRARAAAMLQATKGLATGLDQLAHGDLTVQISETFDRDFEGLRRDFNGAATQLRETFAKVSGVAVSMDSGSSEIANSANDLARRTEQQASALEQTAAALDEITANVASASKRAEEARSVAVDANAGAATSGEIVSQAVQAMSRIEQSSDQISSIIGVIDEIAFQTNLLALNAGVEAARAGEAGKGFAVVAQEVRELAQRSARAAKEIKALIQTSTGEVARGVELVSKTGEALKKIGGLIVTMNQHVDAIAMSAREQSLGLAEINTAVNSLDHTTQQNAAMVEETSAASASLANESSTLRQLLGQFRISDGTQSQAYALRKAG; encoded by the coding sequence ATGCGCAGGCCACAAGTTAAGACGACGCTGATCCTTATCAACGTGTCATTCGCAGCTATCTTCCTTCTGTTTGCGGTTTTCTCTCTTCGAAGTGTTCAGCAGGTAAACGAGGACACTGCGGCGATCGCCAAGAACTGGCTCCCGAGCGTTTCGGTAACCCGTAATATTCTCTTCGAACTTGAGCGCATGAAATTCGCATACGCCAATCATATTATGTCGATCAGCGACGAAGCAATTGCCGCGGCGGAAAAACAGATCTCCGCCCAACAGTCTCGGCAAAAGAATGCCATTGAAGCATATCGTCCGCTCATTTCCTCCCCTCGGGAGGCAGAGCTGCTTGCCGAGATCGAGAAGCTTGCCGCCAACTACGACAGAGCTGCGCAGCCAATGCTCGAGAAGTCGCGCAAGAATGACAACGACGACGCCAAGGCTATCTTCTACAAAGAGATGGAGCCAATTGTCGAAAAGGCGGAGGGGTCAGCCAGCGAGCTCCTGGGCATCAACGTGAAGGGCTCCGAGGCATCCTACGAAAGCAGCCAATCGACGTACTCGTCAATTTTCTGGACTACTTCGATCTTGGCGACGGTGGTTCTCACCATCGTTGCAGGCGCCATTTCGTATGTTGCGGTCGAGATCGCACGCCCAATCAGAAACATCACGAAATCCATGACGGTGTTGGCTGCCGGGGATACGGATTCGGATATTCCCTATTCGGAGCGCGCCGACGAGATCGGCTCTATGGCCGGTGCCGTTGAGGTCTTCCGGCAGACCGCCCTGGCGAAAATCGCGGCTGACGAGGAAAGGGAAACAACTCGGGCGGTATCCGAAGCCGAGCGGCTGGGCCGTGAGCATGCAGACCGGGCTCGGGCCGCGGCCATGCTACAGGCGACCAAGGGGTTGGCGACGGGGCTGGACCAATTGGCCCACGGCGATCTCACGGTTCAGATCAGCGAAACGTTCGATCGTGATTTCGAGGGGTTGCGTCGGGATTTCAACGGCGCCGCCACTCAACTGCGCGAGACTTTCGCCAAAGTGTCAGGGGTTGCCGTCAGTATGGACAGCGGTTCGAGTGAGATCGCCAACAGCGCAAACGATCTTGCCAGACGCACCGAGCAACAGGCCTCCGCCCTTGAGCAGACGGCGGCGGCCCTCGATGAAATTACGGCGAATGTCGCCTCCGCTTCCAAACGCGCCGAGGAGGCGCGCAGCGTCGCCGTTGACGCCAATGCCGGTGCGGCGACATCCGGCGAAATTGTCAGCCAGGCCGTTCAGGCCATGAGCCGGATCGAGCAATCATCCGATCAGATCTCCAGCATCATCGGCGTGATCGACGAGATTGCCTTCCAAACCAATTTGCTCGCTCTCAACGCCGGCGTAGAGGCTGCGCGCGCGGGGGAGGCAGGCAAGGGATTTGCCGTTGTGGCACAGGAAGTCCGAGAGCTGGCACAGCGCTCCGCCCGGGCCGCCAAGGAAATAAAAGCCCTTATTCAGACGTCCACCGGAGAGGTGGCGCGCGGGGTCGAACTCGTCTCAAAGACTGGCGAAGCGTTGAAAAAGATTGGCGGTCTGATTGTCACGATGAACCAACACGTCGATGCGATCGCCATGTCCGCTCGCGAACAATCGTTGGGGTTGGCCGAAATCAATACCGCGGTTAACAGCCTGGACCATACGACGCAACAGAACGCGGCGATGGTCGAAGAGACAAGTGCGGCGTCTGCATCTCTTGCGAACGAGAGCTCTACGCTGCGGCAGCTCCTCGGTCAGTTCAGGATCAGTGACGGGACCCAGAGCCAGGCATATGCTCTTCGGAAGGCTGGATGA
- a CDS encoding calcium:proton antiporter yields MDQGQEWNVGLLSLLKQERFLIVALAAGFVAYSVEHSVLQAGKTASLIAAAVLIGIIILASTRVAHHAEVLARKVGDPYGTMILTLSAVAVEVLILAIMMGNTSSPTLVRDTIYAAVMLDINGILGLAALLGGLRHGEQPYNDDSSRTYSVMILTAMSISMIVPEFIPGDRWHYYSAFTICAMIALYAVFLKMQVGPHSYFFSYTYPRAKPATGGETPKEEAEHESATISIGIILVGVLIIGFLAEFMSTLMNAGLEGSGAPLTLMAVVVAAISAAPEILTALRAALRNRMQSVVNIAMGASLSTVILTVPVMESIALYSGQPFVMAMTPVQTVMVAVTLIAAAINLNDGQTNAIEGMTHFVLFATFVMLTALGL; encoded by the coding sequence ATGGACCAAGGTCAGGAGTGGAATGTGGGTTTGTTGTCTCTGCTGAAGCAGGAAAGATTTCTCATCGTTGCGCTGGCCGCAGGCTTCGTCGCCTATTCCGTCGAACATTCCGTGCTCCAGGCCGGCAAGACGGCTTCGCTGATCGCCGCCGCCGTCCTGATCGGCATCATCATCCTCGCCTCCACCCGCGTCGCCCACCATGCCGAAGTGCTCGCCCGCAAGGTTGGCGACCCCTACGGCACGATGATCCTGACGCTGTCGGCAGTGGCGGTCGAAGTGCTGATCCTCGCCATCATGATGGGCAATACCAGCTCGCCCACCCTGGTGCGCGACACGATCTATGCGGCGGTCATGCTGGACATCAACGGCATCCTTGGCCTCGCCGCCCTGCTCGGCGGCCTGCGCCATGGCGAGCAGCCCTACAACGACGATTCCAGCCGCACCTACAGCGTGATGATCCTGACGGCCATGAGCATTTCCATGATCGTCCCGGAGTTCATTCCCGGCGACCGCTGGCATTATTATTCCGCCTTCACGATCTGCGCGATGATCGCGCTCTATGCGGTCTTCCTGAAGATGCAGGTCGGTCCGCACAGCTATTTCTTCAGCTACACCTATCCGCGCGCCAAGCCGGCAACCGGCGGCGAAACGCCGAAAGAGGAAGCCGAACACGAATCCGCGACGATCTCGATCGGCATCATCCTTGTCGGCGTCCTGATCATCGGCTTCCTCGCCGAATTCATGTCCACCCTCATGAATGCCGGGCTGGAGGGCAGCGGCGCACCGCTGACATTGATGGCTGTCGTGGTTGCGGCGATTTCCGCAGCGCCCGAAATCCTGACCGCACTGCGCGCGGCACTGCGCAACCGCATGCAGTCCGTCGTCAACATCGCCATGGGAGCCTCGCTCTCGACCGTCATCCTCACCGTGCCCGTGATGGAGAGCATCGCGCTCTACAGCGGCCAGCCCTTCGTCATGGCAATGACCCCGGTTCAGACCGTCATGGTCGCCGTCACCCTGATCGCCGCCGCGATCAACCTCAACGACGGGCAGACCAACGCCATCGAAGGCATGACCCATTTCGTTCTTTTCGCCACCTTCGTGATGCTGACGGCGCTGGGCCTCTAG
- a CDS encoding EAL domain-containing protein, which yields MTPRSIFANLVRSDNGSFSTVYGPFLLQSALQPIFRSGPETGLEIEAFEGLLRASRDSEPVSPAEFFPLVSPVDMADVDSILRTIHILNTGRLNRSRAGIFVKFHPGLFRTPQEMRQEVDRIKVASHEAGLAPDRIVCEISERSGASDDIVVAFTEHMQAVGFRIAIDDYGARDSDLDRLKRIKPDYVKFEASWVRDFLDNSAGYALLRVIVRQMLDDGIEPIFEGLEELWQVDLCEELGVPLMQGYALARPELAPTTFNESFPESLADFAPLQTTGNENTLGVSRAAAALPPPALAKPVFARPVRAFGRRQSSGE from the coding sequence ATGACGCCGAGAAGCATCTTCGCCAATCTGGTTCGCAGCGACAACGGGTCGTTCTCCACCGTCTACGGTCCTTTCCTGCTGCAATCCGCGCTGCAGCCGATCTTTCGCTCAGGCCCGGAAACCGGCCTTGAAATCGAAGCTTTCGAGGGCCTGCTGCGTGCCTCCCGCGACAGCGAACCGGTCTCGCCGGCCGAATTCTTTCCGCTCGTTTCACCGGTCGACATGGCCGATGTCGATAGCATCCTGCGCACCATTCACATCTTGAACACCGGTCGGCTGAACCGGTCCCGCGCCGGGATCTTCGTCAAGTTCCACCCCGGCCTCTTCCGCACGCCGCAGGAAATGCGCCAGGAAGTCGATCGCATCAAGGTCGCCAGCCATGAGGCTGGTCTCGCGCCTGATCGGATCGTCTGCGAAATCTCCGAAAGATCCGGCGCATCCGACGATATTGTAGTCGCCTTCACCGAGCACATGCAGGCGGTCGGTTTCCGCATCGCGATCGACGACTATGGCGCCCGCGATTCCGATCTTGACCGGCTGAAGCGCATCAAACCGGACTACGTGAAGTTCGAGGCTTCCTGGGTGCGCGACTTCCTCGACAATTCTGCCGGTTACGCGCTGCTGCGCGTCATCGTCCGACAGATGCTCGACGATGGTATCGAACCGATCTTCGAAGGGCTCGAAGAGCTTTGGCAGGTGGATCTCTGCGAAGAGCTCGGCGTGCCGCTGATGCAGGGTTATGCCCTGGCGCGGCCCGAACTCGCTCCGACGACATTCAACGAGAGCTTTCCGGAAAGCCTGGCCGACTTCGCGCCACTCCAGACAACCGGCAACGAAAACACGCTCGGCGTCAGCCGGGCCGCCGCAGCGCTACCTCCTCCGGCCTTGGCCAAACCGGTATTCGCAAGGCCTGTCCGCGCTTTTGGCCGCCGGCAATCCAGCGGCGAGTAG
- a CDS encoding PQQ-dependent sugar dehydrogenase has protein sequence MKRLSLLVTGSALSLALLAGPVPAQNAGQPAETKTPNARDQKPAFANQTRAPQPARMPKIAQEVVADGLPHLWAMEFLPDGRMLVTAKQGAMHIISDEGEAGPKIEGVPNVLSGGQGGLLDVALAPDFATSGTIFFSFSEQRDDGNGTSVASARLVPDARGGGRLENLEVIFRQMPSYDGNKHFGSRLVFGPNKELYVTVGERSDPQPRVQAQDIASGLGKVFRIDVNGKALPDNPFVNRQGALPEIWSLGHRNLQSATLDGQGRLWTVEHGPRGGDELNRPEAGKNYGWPEVTYGIDYSGRPIGKGITAMKETEQPVYFWDPVIAPSGMAYYDGDAIPEWKNSFLIGGLVAQGIVVVHMDGDKVAYEERVPLGARIRDVKVGPDGAVYAVTEQRGGGESTIVKLTKS, from the coding sequence ATGAAACGCCTCAGTCTTCTCGTGACCGGTTCGGCCCTCTCGCTTGCCTTGTTGGCCGGCCCCGTTCCAGCTCAGAACGCCGGTCAACCCGCAGAAACCAAAACGCCGAACGCCCGCGACCAGAAACCCGCATTCGCCAACCAGACGCGCGCGCCGCAGCCCGCCCGGATGCCGAAGATCGCCCAGGAGGTGGTTGCCGACGGCCTGCCGCATCTCTGGGCTATGGAGTTTCTGCCCGACGGCCGGATGCTGGTGACGGCCAAGCAGGGCGCCATGCACATCATCTCGGACGAAGGCGAGGCCGGGCCGAAAATCGAGGGCGTACCGAACGTGCTTTCCGGCGGCCAGGGCGGTCTGCTCGACGTGGCGCTTGCCCCGGACTTTGCGACCTCCGGCACGATCTTCTTTTCCTTCTCCGAACAGCGGGATGACGGCAACGGCACCTCGGTCGCTTCGGCCAGGCTCGTCCCGGACGCCCGAGGCGGCGGCAGGCTGGAAAATCTCGAAGTCATCTTCCGCCAGATGCCGAGCTATGACGGCAACAAGCATTTCGGCTCACGCCTGGTCTTCGGCCCGAACAAGGAACTCTACGTGACCGTCGGCGAGCGTTCCGATCCACAGCCACGCGTGCAGGCCCAGGACATCGCGAGCGGCCTCGGCAAGGTCTTTCGCATCGACGTGAACGGCAAGGCCCTGCCCGACAATCCGTTCGTCAACCGGCAGGGCGCCCTGCCGGAAATCTGGTCGCTCGGCCACCGCAACCTGCAGTCCGCCACCCTCGACGGACAGGGCCGTCTCTGGACCGTCGAGCACGGACCGCGCGGCGGCGACGAACTGAACCGCCCGGAAGCCGGCAAGAATTACGGCTGGCCGGAGGTCACCTACGGCATCGACTATAGCGGCAGGCCGATCGGCAAGGGCATCACCGCCATGAAGGAGACCGAACAGCCGGTCTATTTCTGGGACCCGGTCATTGCCCCGTCCGGCATGGCCTATTACGACGGCGACGCCATTCCGGAATGGAAGAATTCCTTCCTGATCGGCGGCCTCGTCGCCCAGGGCATCGTGGTCGTCCACATGGACGGCGACAAGGTGGCCTATGAGGAACGCGTACCGCTCGGCGCCCGCATCCGCGACGTCAAGGTCGGCCCCGACGGCGCCGTCTATGCGGTTACCGAACAACGCGGCGGCGGAGAGTCGACGATCGTGAAACTGACCAAGAGCTGA
- a CDS encoding LysR family transcriptional regulator VtlR → MPLDWDKLRIFHAAAEAGSFTHAADKLHLSQSAISRQVSALEQDVGVKLFHRHARGLILTEQGELLYRTAHDVLLKLETVKMQLTETTEKPSGKLRVTTTVGLGQGWLTDKVQEFLQLYPEMSIQLILDNEEVDVNMRHADCAIRLRQPVQSDLIQRKLFTVHMHVYAAPSYINRYGEPQSVEDLDQHRIITFGEPAPNYLLDVNWLEYAGRSSDNTRTPHLQINSQTSIKRACLLGIGIACLPDYIVGRDPGLIQLAINADIPSFDTYFCYPDEMKNAAKLKVFRDFVVGKARNWSF, encoded by the coding sequence GTGCCGCTCGACTGGGATAAACTGCGCATTTTCCACGCGGCGGCGGAGGCAGGATCCTTCACCCATGCGGCCGACAAGCTGCATCTTTCCCAGTCGGCGATCAGCCGCCAGGTCAGCGCACTGGAACAGGATGTCGGGGTAAAACTCTTCCATCGCCACGCACGCGGCCTGATCCTCACCGAACAGGGCGAACTTCTCTATCGCACTGCCCACGATGTGCTCCTGAAGCTCGAAACGGTGAAGATGCAGCTCACCGAGACGACGGAAAAGCCGTCCGGCAAGCTGCGCGTGACGACGACCGTCGGCCTCGGCCAGGGCTGGCTCACCGACAAGGTGCAGGAATTCCTGCAGCTCTATCCGGAAATGTCGATCCAGTTGATCCTCGACAACGAGGAAGTGGACGTCAACATGCGCCATGCGGATTGCGCCATCCGGCTTCGTCAGCCGGTGCAGTCCGACCTCATCCAGCGCAAGCTCTTCACCGTGCACATGCACGTCTATGCGGCACCCTCCTACATCAACCGTTACGGCGAGCCGCAATCCGTCGAGGATCTCGACCAACATCGCATCATCACCTTCGGGGAGCCGGCGCCGAACTACCTGCTCGACGTCAACTGGCTGGAATACGCGGGCCGGTCGTCGGACAATACCCGCACGCCGCATCTGCAGATCAACAGCCAGACGTCGATCAAGCGCGCCTGCCTCCTGGGAATCGGCATCGCATGCTTGCCGGACTATATCGTCGGCCGCGATCCCGGACTGATTCAGCTGGCTATCAATGCCGACATCCCCTCCTTCGATACCTATTTCTGCTATCCGGATGAAATGAAGAACGCCGCGAAGCTGAAAGTCTTCCGCGATTTCGTGGTCGGCAAGGCCCGCAACTGGAGCTTCTGA
- a CDS encoding cold-shock protein, giving the protein MAETGTVKFFNTDKGFGFIKPDNGGADIFVHISAVQASGLSGLSENQKVSFDTEPDRRGKGPKAVNLQIAG; this is encoded by the coding sequence ATGGCCGAGACTGGCACTGTAAAATTCTTCAATACCGACAAAGGCTTCGGCTTTATCAAGCCTGACAATGGTGGCGCCGATATCTTTGTGCATATCTCTGCCGTACAGGCTTCTGGCCTGTCCGGATTGTCTGAAAACCAGAAAGTAAGCTTCGACACGGAACCGGATCGTCGCGGCAAAGGCCCCAAGGCCGTCAATCTGCAGATCGCCGGCTAA
- a CDS encoding alkene reductase: MASIFDPTRFGDIELANRVVMAPLTRNRSPKAIPNDLNVTYYEQRATAGLIVTEGTPVSQQGQGYADVPGLYLPQAIEGWKKVTDAVHRKGGKIVTQIWHVGRVSHVSLQPNGGAPVAPSAIPAGGKTYITNPDGSGAFVDTSAPRALEHAEIAGIVSDFAKGARAAIDAGFDGIEIHGANGYLIDQFLRSGANQRTDEYGGSIENRVRFLVEVVDAVTKEIGAGRVGIRLSPVTPANGVSDPDPQAVFNYVVEQLGPRGLSFIHVIEGATGGDRAFFQGDKPFDYQELKDIYRKAGGKGGWLVNNGYDRESASKAVESGYADAVAFGKHFLANPDLVQRFKDNAPLNEADKSTFYGGGAKGYTDYPALEAVA, from the coding sequence ATGGCCAGTATTTTTGATCCGACCAGGTTCGGCGACATCGAACTTGCCAACCGCGTCGTCATGGCTCCCCTGACACGCAACCGCTCGCCGAAGGCGATCCCCAACGACCTCAACGTCACCTATTACGAACAGCGCGCCACTGCCGGGCTGATTGTCACCGAAGGCACGCCGGTCAGCCAGCAGGGCCAGGGTTATGCGGACGTACCGGGCCTTTATCTGCCGCAGGCGATCGAAGGCTGGAAGAAGGTGACGGATGCCGTTCACCGCAAGGGCGGCAAGATCGTCACCCAGATCTGGCATGTCGGCCGCGTCTCGCACGTCTCGCTGCAGCCGAACGGCGGCGCTCCGGTTGCTCCCTCGGCCATTCCGGCCGGCGGCAAGACCTATATCACCAATCCGGATGGCAGCGGCGCCTTCGTCGATACGTCCGCTCCCCGCGCGCTCGAACATGCGGAAATCGCCGGAATCGTCAGTGATTTCGCCAAGGGCGCCCGCGCCGCGATCGACGCCGGTTTCGACGGCATCGAAATCCACGGCGCCAACGGCTATCTGATCGACCAGTTCCTGAGGTCGGGCGCCAACCAGCGCACGGACGAATACGGCGGCTCGATCGAGAATCGGGTACGGTTCCTGGTGGAAGTCGTCGATGCGGTGACCAAGGAAATCGGCGCCGGTCGCGTCGGCATCCGCCTGTCGCCGGTAACACCGGCCAACGGCGTCAGCGATCCCGATCCGCAGGCCGTCTTCAACTATGTCGTCGAGCAGCTCGGACCGCGCGGCCTCTCCTTCATCCACGTGATCGAAGGTGCCACCGGCGGCGACCGCGCCTTTTTCCAGGGCGACAAGCCCTTCGATTACCAGGAACTGAAGGATATCTACCGCAAGGCCGGCGGCAAGGGCGGCTGGCTCGTCAACAACGGTTATGACCGCGAAAGCGCCTCCAAGGCCGTCGAAAGCGGTTATGCCGACGCTGTCGCCTTCGGCAAGCACTTCCTCGCCAACCCGGATCTCGTCCAGCGCTTCAAGGACAATGCGCCGCTCAACGAGGCCGACAAGTCCACCTTCTACGGCGGCGGCGCCAAGGGCTATACCGACTACCCGGCGCTCGAAGCGGTCGCCTGA
- a CDS encoding DUF2188 domain-containing protein codes for MTKVTYKVVPHDGGWAYRQGDVYSETFPSHSDALQAARIVAAEQQVGGEPEEISWQDEKGIWHNEYSEGGDRPEAEVMDGDEGADAR; via the coding sequence ATGACCAAGGTTACCTATAAAGTCGTGCCGCATGACGGCGGCTGGGCCTATCGCCAGGGCGACGTCTATTCGGAAACTTTTCCCAGCCATTCCGACGCCTTGCAGGCGGCGCGCATCGTTGCGGCCGAGCAGCAGGTGGGCGGAGAGCCGGAAGAGATCAGCTGGCAGGATGAAAAGGGCATCTGGCACAACGAATACAGCGAGGGTGGCGACCGGCCCGAGGCGGAGGTCATGGATGGCGACGAGGGGGCTGACGCCCGCTAG
- a CDS encoding type II toxin-antitoxin system VapC family toxin, with the protein MSKSCLLDTHIILAILRADTRQRFPNISKLISAADFSGFVSVASLWEIAIKSRLGKLDPGVPLEDMQIVLEGAGLTILRIDIPHVITAAEPEPETRDPFDRLLLAQCQVEGLQLVTIDRALVGHHLAFKF; encoded by the coding sequence TTGAGCAAGTCGTGTCTTCTCGACACGCATATCATCCTGGCTATTTTGCGTGCCGATACGCGTCAACGTTTCCCAAACATAAGCAAGCTGATTAGCGCCGCGGATTTCTCCGGTTTCGTGAGTGTCGCCAGCCTCTGGGAGATCGCCATCAAGTCCCGCCTAGGAAAGCTTGATCCGGGCGTGCCGCTTGAAGACATGCAGATCGTTCTGGAAGGCGCGGGCCTCACCATCCTGCGCATCGATATCCCGCATGTCATCACCGCCGCAGAGCCGGAGCCGGAAACACGCGACCCCTTCGATCGGCTTCTGCTAGCGCAATGCCAGGTCGAAGGGCTGCAACTGGTGACGATCGACCGGGCGCTTGTCGGACATCACCTCGCATTCAAATTCTAG
- a CDS encoding 5-methyltetrahydropteroyltriglutamate--homocysteine S-methyltransferase gives MSTPPYRADHVGSLLRPASVKEARKKFYEDKSISADELKAVEDEGIRELVKLQESVGLKVVTDGEARRHFWHYDFLGLLDGMEFVTREAHKGVTFHGVKLPPTFPTINGKLDFPDDHPHLEHFKFLAANTKVTPKISIPGPSVAHYRTARADVTYPEYQDQEALFAALARTYAKAVQKFYEAGCRYLQMDDIYFAYLGDEKQRAMKREEGYDPDWLIEKYALTMHEAIKDRPKDMLIGMHMCRGNFRSTWAAEGGYDAAADAIFNKTGVDMFFMEYDTERSGGLQPLSLLQKGSKQRVYPGFITTKTGELETLDSLRRHFDEASKFVDIDQLGIAPQCGFASTEEGNSITEDDQKRKLELVVQTAEAIWGTA, from the coding sequence ATGTCTACACCTCCCTACAGAGCCGACCACGTCGGTTCGCTGCTGCGTCCCGCTTCCGTCAAGGAAGCCCGCAAGAAGTTCTATGAAGACAAGAGCATTTCCGCAGACGAATTGAAGGCCGTCGAAGACGAAGGCATTCGGGAACTCGTCAAGCTGCAGGAAAGCGTCGGCCTGAAGGTCGTGACCGACGGCGAAGCCCGTCGCCATTTCTGGCACTACGACTTCCTCGGCCTGCTCGACGGCATGGAATTCGTCACCCGCGAAGCCCACAAGGGCGTCACCTTCCACGGCGTCAAACTGCCGCCGACCTTTCCGACCATCAACGGCAAGCTCGACTTCCCGGATGATCATCCGCATCTGGAACACTTCAAGTTCCTCGCCGCCAACACCAAGGTGACGCCGAAGATCTCCATCCCCGGCCCGAGCGTCGCCCATTACCGCACCGCCCGCGCCGACGTGACCTATCCGGAATACCAGGACCAGGAAGCGCTCTTCGCAGCTCTCGCCCGCACCTATGCCAAGGCCGTGCAAAAGTTCTACGAGGCCGGGTGCCGCTACCTGCAGATGGACGACATCTACTTCGCCTATCTCGGCGACGAGAAGCAGCGCGCGATGAAGCGCGAGGAAGGCTACGATCCGGACTGGTTGATCGAGAAATACGCATTGACCATGCATGAAGCGATCAAGGACCGTCCGAAGGACATGCTGATCGGCATGCATATGTGCCGCGGCAACTTCCGCTCTACCTGGGCGGCCGAAGGCGGTTATGATGCGGCGGCCGACGCCATCTTCAACAAGACCGGCGTCGACATGTTCTTCATGGAATACGACACCGAGCGTTCCGGCGGCCTGCAGCCGCTGAGCCTGCTCCAGAAGGGTTCGAAGCAGCGCGTCTATCCTGGCTTCATCACCACCAAGACCGGTGAGCTCGAAACCCTCGACAGCCTCCGTCGCCACTTCGACGAAGCCTCCAAGTTCGTCGATATCGACCAGCTCGGCATCGCGCCGCAATGCGGTTTCGCCTCGACCGAGGAAGGCAACTCGATCACCGAGGACGACCAGAAGCGCAAGCTCGAACTCGTCGTCCAGACCGCCGAAGCCATCTGGGGCACGGCCTGA
- a CDS encoding ArsR/SmtB family transcription factor, with protein sequence MDKTEILKALAHPVRVEFLEWMKEPERHFCDQAHPLEMGICASQFEKRCGLSQSTVSAHLSTLEKARLVKIDRVGQWAFYHRDEKTIAAFLDDLRSTL encoded by the coding sequence ATGGACAAGACGGAAATTCTGAAAGCGCTGGCGCATCCGGTCCGGGTCGAATTCCTGGAATGGATGAAGGAGCCGGAACGTCATTTTTGCGATCAGGCGCACCCGCTCGAAATGGGCATCTGCGCCAGCCAGTTCGAAAAACGCTGCGGCCTCTCCCAATCCACGGTCTCGGCGCATCTTTCGACGCTTGAGAAAGCCCGCCTGGTGAAAATCGACCGGGTCGGCCAATGGGCATTCTACCACCGCGACGAAAAAACCATCGCGGCCTTCCTCGACGATCTCAGATCGACCCTCTGA
- a CDS encoding DUF3597 domain-containing protein — translation MGIFDKIKNAIWGADEAAPAAEPLKPAAPVSASAAPASNPTPIPSATPSAPSPSGAVDITPILDAAVKKSGQKLDWRKSIVDLMKALDLDSSLTARKELAAELHYSGDTNDSATMNVWLHKALMKKLAENGGKVPADLAD, via the coding sequence ATGGGTATTTTCGACAAGATTAAGAATGCAATTTGGGGCGCAGATGAAGCAGCACCGGCCGCCGAACCTCTGAAACCGGCCGCTCCGGTTTCGGCGTCCGCCGCCCCGGCGTCCAATCCGACGCCCATCCCTTCGGCAACGCCGTCGGCCCCTTCCCCGTCGGGCGCCGTCGACATCACGCCCATACTCGACGCCGCCGTCAAGAAAAGCGGCCAGAAGCTCGATTGGCGCAAGTCGATCGTCGACCTGATGAAGGCGCTCGATCTCGATTCCAGCCTTACGGCCCGCAAGGAACTGGCCGCCGAGCTGCACTATAGCGGCGATACCAACGACTCCGCGACAATGAACGTCTGGCTGCACAAGGCGCTGATGAAGAAACTCGCCGAAAACGGCGGCAAGGTTCCGGCTGACCTCGCCGACTGA